ACCAGCTGAACCCGCGCAGCTCCTCGTCGGTGACGGTGTCGGGGTCGGCGTAGACGAGCTTGCAGTTACGGGCGTCCGCCTCCTCCTGGAGGATGTGGAAGCGGTCCTTCTCGGCGGTGACGCAGATGCCGTCCTCGGGCATCGAGCGGCACAGCGAGCGGGCCACGTCGTCCAGGGTGGGGCCCATCTCGGCCAGGTGGTCCTCGCGGACGTTGCACAGCACGCCGATGGTGGAGCGGATCAGCTTGGACTGGTTGATCTCCTGCAGCGCGGGCATGACGGCCATGCACTCGATGACCAGCGCGTCCGGCTTGTAGGCGGCGGCCCGGCGCACGATGCCGATCTGCTCGACCACGTTGGCGATGCCGAACTTGCGGTAGACCGGCTCCTCGGTGGCGTCCGGGTGGATGAACCGGGCCGCGGTGCCGGTCGTCTTGGCGACGGTGGTGAGGCCGCCGCCGCGCAGGGCGCCCGCGCACAGCCGGGTGATGGAGGACTTGCCGCGGATGCCGTTGACCAGGACGCGGGTGGGGATGTGGTCCAGGTTGGTGAAGTGCCGCCGCTGCTCGATGACGCCCGCGGCGAGCAGTATCGCGCAGCAGACCAGCAGCACGGTGTAGAGGAAGAGCACGGGTGATCAGTTCCTTGTGTACTGCTGGGGCGGGTACTGCTGCGGGGGGTACGGCTCCTGGTACGGCGGCTGCGCGTACCGTTCGGGCGGGTCCTGGCGCGGCCCGTCCGTCCCCGGCGGGTTGGGGCGGGGCGGCGGGGTGCGGCGGGGCTGCTGCCTGCGCTGGTCCTGCAGCTGCTGGCGGATCAGTTCCAGGGAGCGGGTGACGGCGCCGACCTCGTCGTGGTGCTGCGGGAAGAGCACGGTCTTGCGGTCGCCGTCGGCCAGTGCCTCGGCCCGGTCGGCGAGGGTGCGCATCGGCCGGGCGACGACCATGTGCAGCCAGCCCAGGCAGGCGACGGCCGCGGCGGCGCCGAGCAGACCGGCGAGGACGGTGCGGTTCTGGGTGTCGTACTCCGGGATGGGCAGGTGGTCGACGGGCTGCCAGCTGACCACGCTCCAGTGCAGCGACTGGGCCGACCCGCCGCCGGAGAACGGCGCGGCGGCGGCGATGCGCAGCCCGTTGTCCCGGTAGAGCACGCCGCTCGGCTGCGGCTTCTTGCCGAGCCGCTGGGTGCTGGCCTCGACGAGGTCCTTGAGGTGGCCGTCGGGCAGCGACTGGAAGGCGAGGAAGCCGGTGTTGCCGGCGATGACCTTGCTCTGGTCGTCCACGAGCCGGACCACGCCGAGGCCCGGCCGGGTCAGCAGGGCGTTGAAGAACTCGACGCGGAACTCGCCGACCAGCCGGGCGCCGCCGCGGCCGGGTATCTCGGCGGCGGCGACGACCACGGGCTCCTTGCCGCCGCGGCCGAGCAGCCTGAGCGGCTTGTCGGAGACCCGGTTGGCCTGGATCACCTTGGGCTTCTTGCCCTCGCGGGCCTGGATCGCACCGTGCGCGTCGACGACGTAGAGGGAGCGGTAGCGCCTGTTCTCGTTGTAGGTGCGTTCCAGCACCCTCTCCATCGCCTCGGGCGAGGTCTTGTCGCCGATGAGGGAGGCGACGGACTGCAGGTCGGCGTCGCCCTCGTTGAGGGCGCGGCGGACCCGGTCGCTGAGCGTGTCGGTGCGTTCGCGCTGGTCGTTGACGAGCTGCCGGGGCACCTCGGCGCTGCTGCCGGCCCGGTTGACCAGCAGCATCAGCGGAGCGGACCAGGCCAGCAGCAGGACGGCGCAGACCGCGAGGAGGGCGCGGGTGCCGACCCGGCGCACCCCGCTCGGGCGGACGACGGGGCCGGTGGACTCCGGGCTCTCGCCGAGCAGTTGGCGGCGCAGCCGTTCCAGGGCGCCTCCGATGCGGTGCGCCTCGCCGTAGCCGGGGACGGTGACGGGCCGGGTCAGGTCGCCGCGGGTGAGCCGGCGGGACTCCAGGAACAGCCTCAGCAGCGGGCGCTGCACGGTGCCCAGCAGCACCGCCACGGCCAGGGCGCCGACGACGAGCAGGGCGCCGCCCGTGGCCAGCCCGAACACCGGGGACTGGGCCCGGCCGGACTCCTCGGTCACCCTGACCATGGAGACCACGGACAGGCCGAGCCCGGTGGCGGTGGTGCGCTCGCCGGGCGCGGACGCGGCGAGCGTGGCGTATCCGGCGACGGAGCGGTCGCCGGCCAGCTTGCCGCCGAGCAGGCTGCCGCTGACGCCCTGGTAGCCGCCGGTGCCGGGTTCCCTGCTGCTGCGCGGGTCCTGCTGGGCGCGGCGGGCGGCCTGCCGGGCGAACTCCGTCAGCTGCTCGCGGGAGGCCGTGAGGTCCTTGCGGTCGATGCTGTTGCGCGCGGACGCGGGGTCCGCGATGCCGTCCTCGCTGAGGATCGTGCCGCCGGAGTCGACGACGGCGATGGAGCGGAACTGGCCGAGGCTGATGCCGGGGAACTTCAGGTTCCGGGAGGCGACCAGCAGCAGCTGCGGCTTGCCCGGCCAGGTCAGCAGTCCGAAGGACAGCAGCCGTACCTCGCCGTTCTTCTGCTGGACCATGCGCGGGGCCAGCCCGTCCTCGCCGCTGAGCGAGGACAGGTCCACGGAGGTCAGCGGCACCGTCTCGCCGCGGGCCGCGA
This genomic interval from Streptomyces sp. NBC_00557 contains the following:
- a CDS encoding HAMP domain-containing protein is translated as MSLIGGIRPPIAVLSVLLLTLSGITALVLGRVDTTGVPKAVLTSQQHFAEDGAIALRASIDESVKDVTRSAALFSAGQPVTGDAVLDKLGSTYQKWMGTAVVEIRTGKLVAARGETVPLTSVDLSSLSGEDGLAPRMVQQKNGEVRLLSFGLLTWPGKPQLLLVASRNLKFPGISLGQFRSIAVVDSGGTILSEDGIADPASARNSIDRKDLTASREQLTEFARQAARRAQQDPRSSREPGTGGYQGVSGSLLGGKLAGDRSVAGYATLAASAPGERTTATGLGLSVVSMVRVTEESGRAQSPVFGLATGGALLVVGALAVAVLLGTVQRPLLRLFLESRRLTRGDLTRPVTVPGYGEAHRIGGALERLRRQLLGESPESTGPVVRPSGVRRVGTRALLAVCAVLLLAWSAPLMLLVNRAGSSAEVPRQLVNDQRERTDTLSDRVRRALNEGDADLQSVASLIGDKTSPEAMERVLERTYNENRRYRSLYVVDAHGAIQAREGKKPKVIQANRVSDKPLRLLGRGGKEPVVVAAAEIPGRGGARLVGEFRVEFFNALLTRPGLGVVRLVDDQSKVIAGNTGFLAFQSLPDGHLKDLVEASTQRLGKKPQPSGVLYRDNGLRIAAAAPFSGGGSAQSLHWSVVSWQPVDHLPIPEYDTQNRTVLAGLLGAAAAVACLGWLHMVVARPMRTLADRAEALADGDRKTVLFPQHHDEVGAVTRSLELIRQQLQDQRRQQPRRTPPPRPNPPGTDGPRQDPPERYAQPPYQEPYPPQQYPPQQYTRN